A single Triticum dicoccoides isolate Atlit2015 ecotype Zavitan chromosome 2A, WEW_v2.0, whole genome shotgun sequence DNA region contains:
- the LOC119358640 gene encoding uncharacterized protein LOC119358640, whose product MAWCMKNIGEGLLGASKVLICLCLVTLLVLSSEEMGSDACEKAWSQTWDNDTSCIFRGTCNKPCRRENFDSGICKEINYCMCYRNCTTESI is encoded by the exons ATGGCATGGTGCATGAAGAACATCGGCGAAGGACTGTTGGGAGCCAGCAAGGTGTTGATATGCTTGTGCCTCGTGACGCTGCTTGTCTTGTCATCTG AAGAGATGGGATCGGATGCCTGTGAAAAAGCTTGGAGCCAGACATGGGACAACGACACATCATGTATCTTCCGCGGCACCTGCAACAAGCCCTGTAGAAGAGAGAACTTTGACAGCGGCATATGCAAAGAAATAAATTATTGCATGTGCTACAGGAACTGCACCACTGAATCCATCTAG